Proteins from a single region of Chryseobacterium sp. T16E-39:
- a CDS encoding four helix bundle protein, with protein MHNFEKLLFWQKSIQLAKEVYIICADLPKDEKFGLVSQIKRSVISVPSNIAEGAGRNNDREFYHFLGIANASSFELQTQLILTKELELLNEEKVDGLISQLNEIQRMIYTFKSNLKK; from the coding sequence ATGCACAATTTTGAGAAATTACTTTTTTGGCAAAAATCAATACAGCTTGCAAAGGAAGTTTATATCATCTGTGCAGATTTGCCAAAGGATGAAAAGTTTGGTTTGGTTTCTCAAATTAAGAGGTCTGTAATCTCTGTTCCGTCAAATATAGCTGAAGGAGCTGGTAGAAATAATGATAGAGAATTTTATCATTTTCTGGGTATAGCAAACGCATCCTCTTTTGAATTGCAGACTCAGCTTATTTTAACGAAAGAGTTAGAACTACTAAATGAAGAGAAGGTTGATGGTTTAATATCACAGCTAAATGAAATTCAAAGAATGATTTATACATTCAAATCTAATTTAAAAAAGTAA
- a CDS encoding aspartate carbamoyltransferase catalytic subunit: MFTITELSTEKINSILAEALAFANGKTAKIEGEVFCSNLFFEDSTRTKTSFDVAERKLGLQVVPFDASHSSVNKGESLYDTVKTIESIGVNLVVIRDKKDGFFEELKNISIPVINGGDGTGNHPSQCMLDLMTIHQEFGKFEGLKIGIVGDVKHSRVANSNAEALRRLGAKVYFSGPEDWFDEGALINGTYLPVDQLIAEVDVLMLLRIQHERHDAKMSYSASEYHRRYGLTKEREKVMKNSAIIMHPAPINRGVEIDTDLVECERSRIFKQMQNGVFARMAILKNALEEKGFKFK; encoded by the coding sequence ATGTTTACGATTACAGAACTAAGTACCGAGAAAATCAACAGTATACTGGCCGAAGCACTGGCTTTTGCAAATGGAAAAACTGCAAAAATTGAAGGTGAAGTTTTTTGTTCAAATCTGTTTTTTGAAGACAGTACGAGAACAAAAACAAGCTTTGATGTAGCTGAAAGAAAATTGGGTTTACAGGTAGTTCCATTTGATGCTTCACACAGTTCAGTCAATAAAGGAGAGAGTTTATACGATACCGTAAAAACAATTGAAAGTATCGGAGTGAATCTGGTCGTAATAAGAGATAAAAAAGATGGTTTTTTCGAAGAATTGAAAAATATCAGTATTCCGGTGATCAATGGAGGCGACGGAACAGGAAATCATCCATCGCAATGTATGCTTGACCTGATGACGATCCATCAGGAATTTGGAAAATTTGAAGGGCTTAAAATAGGAATCGTTGGAGATGTGAAACACAGCAGAGTTGCAAACTCTAACGCAGAGGCATTAAGAAGACTAGGTGCTAAAGTATATTTTTCCGGACCTGAGGATTGGTTTGATGAAGGAGCCTTAATCAATGGAACTTACTTACCTGTCGATCAGTTGATCGCTGAGGTAGATGTGCTCATGCTCTTGAGAATTCAACATGAAAGACATGACGCCAAGATGAGTTACTCCGCTTCTGAATACCACAGAAGATATGGTTTGACAAAAGAAAGGGAAAAAGTAATGAAAAATAGTGCAATCATTATGCACCCGGCACCGATCAACAGAGGGGTGGAGATTGATACTGATTTGGTAGAGTGTGAGCGCTCCAGGATCTTCAAGCAAATGCAGAACGGGGTCTTTGCAAGAATGGCAATATTGAAAAATGCACTGGAAGAAAAAGGATTTAAATTTAAATAA
- a CDS encoding carbamoyl phosphate synthase small subunit: MKKKLILESGEVFNGEGFGAELETSGEVVFNTGMTGYQELISDPSYCGQIVCMTYPLIGNYGINRDDYESIEPAIKGLIVKEVCDLPSNFRTQITLDELFKKKNLSGISGIDTRRLTRILRNSGVVKGKIVNADADENTIVEELKGTIFPTNQVETVSTKTPYANPGRGFKVVLVDFGSKLGIIRELSQRNCDIIVVSHDTTAEEILLMNPDGIMLSNGPGDPEDNQQALEMIRGLLGKVPIFGICLGHQLIGLACGAKTFKLKFGHRGGNHPVLDLEKNKVSITSQNHGYAVDQESLKGTDLIETHIALNDRTNEGLKHKIHPCFSVQYHPEASPGPEDANYLFDEFIDLMEDFKK, from the coding sequence ATGAAAAAGAAGTTAATATTAGAATCCGGAGAGGTTTTTAACGGAGAAGGTTTCGGAGCTGAATTGGAAACATCAGGAGAAGTAGTTTTCAATACCGGAATGACGGGATATCAAGAATTGATTTCCGACCCATCTTATTGTGGTCAGATTGTATGTATGACGTATCCATTGATCGGAAATTATGGGATCAACCGGGACGATTATGAAAGCATTGAGCCTGCTATTAAAGGTCTTATTGTGAAGGAAGTTTGTGATCTACCCTCTAATTTCCGGACTCAGATTACTTTAGATGAACTTTTCAAGAAGAAAAATCTTTCAGGAATTTCAGGAATTGATACAAGAAGACTGACTAGAATTCTTCGTAACTCCGGAGTAGTGAAAGGTAAAATTGTGAATGCTGATGCAGATGAAAACACAATTGTTGAAGAATTGAAAGGAACAATTTTCCCAACCAATCAGGTAGAAACAGTTTCTACAAAAACTCCTTATGCGAATCCGGGAAGAGGCTTCAAAGTAGTCTTGGTAGATTTCGGATCAAAATTAGGAATCATCAGAGAACTTTCTCAACGAAACTGTGATATCATTGTAGTATCACACGATACCACAGCTGAAGAGATCTTGTTAATGAATCCGGACGGGATTATGCTTTCAAATGGCCCTGGTGACCCGGAAGATAATCAACAGGCATTAGAAATGATCCGTGGTCTTTTAGGAAAAGTTCCAATCTTTGGAATTTGTTTGGGGCACCAGTTAATAGGATTAGCTTGTGGCGCAAAAACATTCAAACTGAAATTCGGGCACAGAGGAGGAAACCACCCGGTTTTAGATTTAGAGAAAAACAAAGTTTCGATCACTTCACAGAACCACGGTTATGCAGTAGATCAGGAAAGCCTTAAAGGAACAGACCTTATCGAAACACACATCGCTCTTAACGACAGAACAAATGAAGGATTAAAACACAAAATCCACCCTTGCTTCTCCGTTCAGTATCACCCGGAAGCAAGCCCGGGCCCTGAGGACGCAAACTATTTGTTTGACGAGTTTATTGATTTAATGGAGGACTTTAAGAAGTAA